The sequence below is a genomic window from Blastopirellula retiformator.
TGCGTCGCAGCGAGACGAGCGGCCAAGTTGGTTCGTTGACCTTTCCCAGCGGCCGCAGCATGTCGACCGGCACGTCGGCCTCCAACAGCTGGGTCCACGCTTACATTCATCCGACGCCCGCCGAAATGGATGAGATCTTGCTGGGTAAGCCGTCGACGGTTGATCCCACTTCCTCGAACTCTCCCCTGCGAATGATCGGCGCCGCCCGAGAGCCGGCGACCGGCAGCCTGGCGGCGATCCGCCGGCAACTATCGGCCGAAGACGCCGCCGCCAACCGCAAGGCGATCAAGTACGCCGATATGGCCGAAACCTGCGTGAAGCAAGGCAAGCTGAACATCGCCAAACTCTTCTATCGCTCGGCGATCGATACCGCGACGGGCGAATATCAGCAGCAATTGCAAACGCGGCTCGAGCAGATCGAGATGCGCTCTTCTGGAGCGAATCGGTAACCAGGAATTACTGAACACTTCGCGATCCTTTCCAACGCCTTTCGTTAAGTTTTCTGGAAGGGGCTTTGGCGTTTTGATGCGAGATTGGCGATCCCGTATACTCGTGTTCTTCTTCGCCGATTCACGAGAACGCACGATGACGACTGCCAGCGAACTGTCCCCCAATTCCAACTCCAACGTCTGGGAACCGATGCCCCGCGACAAGTGCCCGCGACTCGCCACCGCCGGCTCGATATTCTCCGGCGTTTCGATGCTCCTCCTGCTTTTCGGCGGGCTCATCTTGTCGGTCTTCCTGTGTACCAAGGTGCTGGGCCGCCCTGCCCCGTTGCTCCGAGATCCCGTATGGTGGGTCTTGGCCGCCGTGATGTCGCTCGGTCCGCCGATCTTTTTCGAGTGGAAGCTTTACCAGCGGCATCGCAGCAAGCGACTGTCGATCAACGCAGAGGAGGTCCGCTTTGGCGGCTCCAGCGTCCAACTGGCCGACTTAAAGAGCATTTCGACTGGCCAGTTCCAAGGATTCATGGAACGCAACTTTTCGACCCTTGAGAAAGCGGCCGTTATCGCCTCGAACCCGATTACCGCGTCGGCCAAGATTGAGGGGGCGAAGGCGGGCCGACAACAACTGCGCGATTACAGCCTGACGCTAACGAAGCATGACGGCAAGCAAGTTCATTGGATCGGCGCGCTGGCCTACTTCAAAGAAGAAGACCTGAAAGCGTTCTTTCACGCGCTGCTAGAGCGAAAGCCGGAACTAGAACTGCAAGCGAAACCAAGCGAGACCTCATCCACGTGAATGCAGACATCGATCCCAAAAAGCTGACGCCGAAATCGCCGATTTCCGAAGTCGCCTGGCGACTGTGGGAAAAAAAGAATCTGAACATCCATCGCGGTGTCGTCGAATGGCATGTCGATCAACCGTTCGAGTCGGTTCATGATTTGGCGACGCATATTCGCACCGGCGTGAAAACCGAATTTAGACCAGGCTGGTTGCGTGGGTTTGGCTTTGGGACAGTACTGCACTTTCAATCGCTATCGCCCGATTTTGCTCAGATTTGCCAACATATCGATGGGCGCAATAAGAAGAATGGCGTCTGGCAGTGGGCCGTTCTGCAGTTTGATGACGACAAGGTTGCGATTGGCGTTCACACTTGGATGCACGGATATCTGCATCCTGTCTACGAGTCGATCTTAGCCCGACTGGAAGCGAACGGTTACCAGTGCAAGTCAACTGATGCCGAGGTCGACAAGCTGATCGCCACGCTCACCAAGATCCACGACTATTGCAGTCCGGTTCAGTTGGTGGCCCGTTTCATCCCGTAGCTGCGATCGCACTTGCAGTCGTCTGCCGGATCTGATCCGCGTCGTCGATTGGCGACGACGCGGTCTGCGATCCTGCGGAGACGCTTACTTGTACAAGAACAATAGCGTCTTGGCGTTCTCCAGCATCTTGTTGGTCGACGACCCAAACAGCGCTTCGCGGAAACCGCCGCTGCCGTAGGCGCCCATGATCACCGTGCGGGGCGCGATTTCGTCGATCACTTCCGACAATTGGTTGACGACGCTGCTGGTCAACTTGGTCGGATGCAACGTCGCTTGGACCTGATGATAACGGAGCAGTTCGGCCGCTTCGTCGCAGTGCCTTTGGGCGACCGCCAGATCGCGATCGACGCTGACGACGTGCACCTTGGTCTCGGGGCGACGCAGCCGCAGCAGCGTCCACATGTGCAGCGCGTGCGACGCGGGGATGCTGCCGTCGTAGCTGATCACCACCGAGTCGTTGGTCGGCGCCTCTTTCGGGAAGACGATCACCGGCCGGGCGTTGTCGAGCAACAAGCGGCGAACCGTCTCGCTAATCGTCTTGTGCGTCTCGTAGTGGAAGTTGGTGTCGTGACCGATCATGATCACGTCGTGGGTACGCGATACCGCTTCGATCTGTTCGTACGGTAGACCTTCACTACGGACCGCGGTATGCGGTACGCCCGCTTCGACGCAGTCAGCCTCGAACTGGCTGAGGATCGCTTCCGCTTCTTCGTTCGCCTTGGCGAGCAAAGTTTCGTCGCGATCTTTCTTGTAGGCCCCGGCGCCTAGCGGCACCGCCATCGGTGCGCAGATGTTGGGAGTGTCGACAACCGCCACGCCGGTCAGATGAATCGCCACGCTCGGCATGTCCTCGCGCTGATTGTGGTCGCGACAGAATCGAATGGCCATTCGCTTGGCGGTTTGACTCGCTTCGCTGGCGTCAAGCGCCAGTAGCACGCTGCGGATCATCGAATCATTCCTTTCTAGCCCCGGTCAAACAATTGCTCGCTCAGCTTTCTGCCGGCGAAGTTCCTCTTGATTCGACCTGTTGGGCGGCTATGGGATACCGCAAAACTATACCACAGCGATCCGCCGTGTGGGGATCGCCGATTGCGATCAAAACGGACGAAGGCGGCGTAATCGAACCATTGCGACTATCCAGCGCAAACGGCCTCGACTCGCTTCTCAATTTTATCGCGCAGCGGCAATTTAGAGAACCTGTCTCTTGTGCGGCAAACGGTCGCACGCCGTCAGATTCGACCCGCTTGCGCTAGCCGGCCGTGGAGCGCTTTCGCGGCATTCCCAAGGGAATTTCTCGGGGTTCGACGCGTCTGCCGGCATGGAGAGCCCGCGTCATTTCGTGCATCTGGTCGGGCGGCGTTTCTAAATGAAAATCAATCTTTCCCGACCGTTTCGAGGCGACAATTTGCCCGTTGCGAATCACCAGCGAGTTCCCCGCAATTGCCGGAATTCGACCGCCAGGCGTAACCACGCCAAACAGGTTCACCGGATCGGCGGCGCTGATCGCAATCCAGTCGTCAACCGAGTCGTCATTTCGCAGTTTGCGGAGCGCGTAGATCGTCGCTTCGGTCGCGTATTGCTCGCCTGCTACATCCGCGATAAACCTCCCACCCCGGATTTCCCCTCTGCGCTCCATCCGGCGGAAAGCCGCAACCAAACGCCACCACGACGGCGCGGTCGATTCGCGGGTCAACACGTCGCGAAACACGACGCCATACCGGGCCAATAGCAGCCAGCACCAGTTCTGGGCGTGCTCGTCGCTCAAGGGCGTTTCGACGATGCCGGGGAAGAGCGACCAGCGGCCGGTGCGGGTCACGACGCTACCGCGACGTTTCGCTTTTCGCTTCTTCAACACTTCGTCGACCATCTCCCGCACGCCAACAAACGAGTCGCACGAAATCAGGCCAAGCGCCGCCAACTCGCGGAGCGCTTCTTCCAGGTGGGTCGGCAACAGCTTCGTCAAGATTCGCAAGTCTTGATCAAACAAGGCGCCGCGCTGCTTGAGAGCGTCGAGCACTTCGGTCGCGTTGCCGCGGGCCAGCGACTCGGCGTCTTGATGATCGGTCGGCAACAGCCAGCCAAGATTAGCTCGCAGCGCGATCGTCATCGGCAAGCTCTTGCGGAGCGACGCCATGCTCTTCCGCTCTTCGCCGCTGGGCGCCGGTGGACGCAATCGTCCCCAGGTCGCTTCGCCTGAGGCGAGCAGTTCGTCAAACCACGTGCCGTCGTAGTCGTCCATCCGGCCAGCCAGTAGACTCCGCTCCCAACTACCGGCCGCCGCTTGAAATCCTTGCAGTTGTTCCAGCGAATTCCGCAGCGCCCGCACGCCGCTGTTTTTCGCCGTACGAAGCAGATCATGATGCCGCACCAAAAAGCGGAGATACGTTTCCGGCGACGCCGGCTTGATCTGCTCGCGCAGGCCAGAAATCGTCAGGCGATGAATTCGCGCCAATAGCCGGCGGTCGCACCACTGCACCGTCTCAGCCGTTTGCTGCGGGTTGTCATAGAACTGGCCGCGGAGGACGGTCCCTTCTCCTTCCAACGCTTCGCACGCGGCGAAGACGCTCGCCGGCGGTAGGTCGAGTTGCTGGCCCAGTTCCTCGGCGCTAAACGGCCCCAAGTAAGGCGTCATGCCCCGAATCACTTCGACCCGGGCGACATGCTCTTCGATCTCGCGAGCAAACGAGGCAGGCAGCTCCAGCGCCGGCTCGGACTTCCCTTCTGGCCAGACCGCTTGCACGATCGGCAAATTCTCCAGCGCCACCCATAGCGGATCACCGGCGGTGCGCAAGTAACGAATCGCTCTCCCCTCCTCTTTCAGACGCGCAAAGTGAGACCGCCAATCGATGGCCTGCGTCTCGGGCAGAACGATCATCGACGCCAGCACGTCATGCAGTTCGTCCGAATCGCGCACCGTCGGCCAGGCTTCTTGCCGCACGGTCGCAATCGCCTCGTACGACAACTTGCCTAGCTCTTTCATTTCGCTGGTCGACAAAGTACGCCGCGTGGCGACGGCCCGCGTGCGGCGTTCTTCCAGCGGCGCCGGATCGAGGAAGGAGTACGGGTTGGCGTTGATCCGCTCATGGGCGAAAGGGGACGGTTCGCGGGTATCGCGCGGGACGAACTCAACCCGCCCTTCCTGCACGTCGATCAACATCTGCTTCCAGCGGACGATATCCATCGCCTCGGTCATGCAGTCATGTAGCGTCTGCTGCACGATCGGATGATCGGGATACTCGATGTCGGCGCCATGGTTTTCCAAACAGCCGACCTGGTCGGGAAACGCCGCCGCCAACAGGTCGTCTGCCCGGAACCGCAACATGTGCGGGGGGACCTTCTTGCCGCCGATAAACCGAAGCAGCGCCAGCGCCCGCGTCACGTTCCACCGCCAGCGCACGCCAAACATCGGCGCCGCCAACAGCGCCTGCTCGAGCAGTCGCGGGCCCGAGTCGATCGTCAGCATGCGAAACATGTCTTCTAGCGGAAAACTATGTTGCGGACCCAGCGACAAGACGATGCCGTCGTCGTCGGCGCTCGCCTGCAGTTCGAAGTCGAACGATCGACAAAACCGTTTACGAAACGCCAAACCCCAGGCGCGGTTGATGCGCGTGCCGAGCGGCGAATGGACGACCAGTTGCATGGCGCCTGACTCGTCGAAGAACCGCTCGAAGACGATCTGCCGCTGGGTCGGCACCATGCCGATCGACGATTGCTGGGCGGCGACATAGCGGACTGCCTGCATGGCGGCGTAGCGTGACGCGGAACACTCGGTCTCGACCCACGCGACCGTCTCGGCGTCGAGTTGATCGAACGAGTTTTCGAGCACTCCTTCCGCTAATGCCGGCAGCTTGATCTTCTCTTTGCTCTTGTCGCGATCGGCCGCCACAATGCAGGCCGCCATCTCTTCGCGCAGCTGCGAAATCTCGCTCGACAGTTCGATCGTGCGGCCAGGCGACTCGCCAAACCAAAACGGGATGCTGGGCGGTTGCCCCTCGGCGTCATTCACCACCACCTCGCCATTACGGACGTAAGCGATCCGCCACGACGTATTGCCGAGCAAAAAGACGTCGCCGGCCAGGCTTTCGATCGCGAAGTCTTCGTCGACCGAACCGACGAACGTTTTGTCTCCTTCGGTCACGACGCGGTACTGGGCCGTATCAGGAATCGCCCCGCCGCTGGTGCTGGCGGCAATCCGGGCGCCACGGCGGGCTTTCAGCTTGCCGTTGATCGGGTCGCGATGGAGATAGGCGCCGTTTTTGATCGACCGGGTGAGACCGCGATTGAGGATTTCGAGAACG
It includes:
- a CDS encoding universal stress protein codes for the protein MIRSVLLALDASEASQTAKRMAIRFCRDHNQREDMPSVAIHLTGVAVVDTPNICAPMAVPLGAGAYKKDRDETLLAKANEEAEAILSQFEADCVEAGVPHTAVRSEGLPYEQIEAVSRTHDVIMIGHDTNFHYETHKTISETVRRLLLDNARPVIVFPKEAPTNDSVVISYDGSIPASHALHMWTLLRLRRPETKVHVVSVDRDLAVAQRHCDEAAELLRYHQVQATLHPTKLTSSVVNQLSEVIDEIAPRTVIMGAYGSGGFREALFGSSTNKMLENAKTLLFLYK
- a CDS encoding DEAD/DEAH box helicase; this translates as MILDQFHPIVREWFQTKFGEPTDAQAQGWPSIAGRQNTLIAAPTGSGKTLAAFMVCLDRLFRRWMAGTLRDATYVVYVSPLKALSNDIQRNLETPLEEICNLAERRGILPPQIRTAVRTGDTPASQRQAMLRRPPHILVTTPESLYLILTAAKARHTLKHVDTVIVDEIHALARDKRGSHLTLTLERLGLVSHERPVRIGLSATQKPIEEIAAFLVGASDDEGNTPQCAIVDAGHRRDLDLEIAVPPTPLEAVCSNEQWSEVYDQLIELINSHRSTLVFVNTRRMAERVAHRLTEALGEEVITSHHGSLAKEIRHSAEQRLKAGQLKAIVATASLEMGIDVGYIDLVVQIGSSRSIANFLQRVGRSGHSLRATPKGRLMPLTRDELIECCALMRSIRKGVLDRIEIPEQPLDILAQQIVAEVAAEECDEGELYDVFRKAYPYRNLSREDYDGVLEILNRGLTRSIKNGAYLHRDPINGKLKARRGARIAASTSGGAIPDTAQYRVVTEGDKTFVGSVDEDFAIESLAGDVFLLGNTSWRIAYVRNGEVVVNDAEGQPPSIPFWFGESPGRTIELSSEISQLREEMAACIVAADRDKSKEKIKLPALAEGVLENSFDQLDAETVAWVETECSASRYAAMQAVRYVAAQQSSIGMVPTQRQIVFERFFDESGAMQLVVHSPLGTRINRAWGLAFRKRFCRSFDFELQASADDDGIVLSLGPQHSFPLEDMFRMLTIDSGPRLLEQALLAAPMFGVRWRWNVTRALALLRFIGGKKVPPHMLRFRADDLLAAAFPDQVGCLENHGADIEYPDHPIVQQTLHDCMTEAMDIVRWKQMLIDVQEGRVEFVPRDTREPSPFAHERINANPYSFLDPAPLEERRTRAVATRRTLSTSEMKELGKLSYEAIATVRQEAWPTVRDSDELHDVLASMIVLPETQAIDWRSHFARLKEEGRAIRYLRTAGDPLWVALENLPIVQAVWPEGKSEPALELPASFAREIEEHVARVEVIRGMTPYLGPFSAEELGQQLDLPPASVFAACEALEGEGTVLRGQFYDNPQQTAETVQWCDRRLLARIHRLTISGLREQIKPASPETYLRFLVRHHDLLRTAKNSGVRALRNSLEQLQGFQAAAGSWERSLLAGRMDDYDGTWFDELLASGEATWGRLRPPAPSGEERKSMASLRKSLPMTIALRANLGWLLPTDHQDAESLARGNATEVLDALKQRGALFDQDLRILTKLLPTHLEEALRELAALGLISCDSFVGVREMVDEVLKKRKAKRRGSVVTRTGRWSLFPGIVETPLSDEHAQNWCWLLLARYGVVFRDVLTRESTAPSWWRLVAAFRRMERRGEIRGGRFIADVAGEQYATEATIYALRKLRNDDSVDDWIAISAADPVNLFGVVTPGGRIPAIAGNSLVIRNGQIVASKRSGKIDFHLETPPDQMHEMTRALHAGRRVEPREIPLGMPRKRSTAG